A stretch of the Halomonas sp. CH40 genome encodes the following:
- a CDS encoding propionyl-CoA synthetase: MSRYQQEFQHAIQQPEEFWSEQAKRIPWFKQPTQILSYDDQQHARWFSDGEMNICHAAVDHHVENGRGEQAAIYWDSPVTDSKATITYAELRDRIAYFAGGLQKLGVEKGDRVVIYMPMIPEALVAMLACARLGAIHSVVFGGFAPHELAVRIEDAQPKVVIAASCGVEVSKVLPYKPIIDQAIELSAHKPDACVIYQREQHHAELTERDHDWNVLVANAPFADCVPVKGTDPLYVLYTSGTTGKPKGVVRDTAGYAVALAYSMEVIYDVEPGEVFFSASDVGWVVGHSYIVYAPLLRGCTTIVYEGKPVKTPDAGAFWRLIEEYKIKSFFTAPTAFRAIKKEDPDAKLLEQYDISSLKHLYLAGERLDPPTFHWLDDLLDVPVIDHWWQTETGWAIAANLPGIEPMPTKAGSATVPVPGFNVQILDRDGEQAGAMEQGSVVIKQPMPPGCLTGVWGDPQRFHSAYMAAFPGYYLTGDGGYYDEDGYLFIMGRTDDVINVAGHRLSTGEMEEVVGAHPAVAECAVIGIHDELKGQLPVGLVIPKDGFDGDEATLEAELIARVRDQIGPIACFKQVLVVNRLPKTRSGKILRKLLRSIADGKEFGVPSTIDDPTSLEDVHLAMKDRDVGAADKATQV, from the coding sequence ATGAGTCGATATCAACAAGAGTTCCAACACGCCATCCAGCAGCCTGAAGAGTTCTGGTCAGAACAGGCCAAGCGCATTCCGTGGTTCAAGCAGCCGACCCAGATCCTCAGCTATGACGATCAACAGCATGCGCGCTGGTTTAGCGATGGCGAGATGAATATCTGTCATGCGGCAGTTGACCACCACGTAGAAAACGGTCGTGGTGAGCAGGCAGCGATTTACTGGGATTCACCAGTCACTGACAGCAAGGCCACGATCACTTACGCTGAGCTGCGTGATCGGATCGCCTATTTTGCCGGTGGGTTGCAAAAGCTTGGAGTGGAAAAAGGCGACCGCGTTGTCATCTACATGCCGATGATTCCAGAAGCCCTGGTGGCCATGCTGGCCTGTGCGCGCCTCGGCGCTATCCACTCTGTGGTGTTTGGCGGTTTCGCTCCCCATGAACTGGCGGTGCGCATCGAGGACGCCCAACCCAAGGTGGTGATTGCAGCTTCCTGCGGGGTGGAAGTGAGCAAGGTATTGCCCTATAAACCGATTATTGATCAGGCCATTGAACTCAGCGCCCACAAACCCGATGCCTGTGTGATCTACCAGCGTGAACAGCATCACGCCGAATTGACCGAACGCGACCATGACTGGAACGTTCTGGTGGCGAACGCGCCCTTCGCTGACTGCGTGCCGGTCAAGGGAACTGATCCTCTCTATGTACTCTATACCTCGGGTACAACGGGTAAACCCAAGGGCGTGGTGCGTGATACCGCAGGCTATGCCGTCGCGCTGGCTTACTCCATGGAAGTCATTTACGACGTAGAACCGGGCGAGGTATTTTTCTCTGCCTCAGACGTCGGTTGGGTTGTAGGCCACTCCTATATTGTTTATGCCCCTCTGCTGAGAGGTTGCACCACCATTGTTTATGAAGGCAAACCGGTCAAGACGCCGGATGCTGGCGCTTTCTGGCGGTTGATTGAAGAGTACAAGATCAAAAGCTTCTTCACTGCGCCGACAGCCTTCCGGGCCATCAAGAAAGAGGACCCGGATGCCAAACTGCTTGAACAATATGATATCAGCAGCCTGAAACATCTGTACTTGGCCGGTGAGCGCCTTGACCCGCCGACCTTCCATTGGCTGGATGACCTGCTTGACGTGCCGGTTATTGATCACTGGTGGCAAACTGAAACCGGCTGGGCAATTGCCGCCAACCTGCCAGGTATTGAACCCATGCCAACCAAGGCAGGGTCGGCCACCGTTCCTGTGCCCGGTTTTAACGTTCAGATTCTTGATCGTGATGGTGAGCAGGCAGGTGCTATGGAACAGGGCAGCGTGGTGATCAAACAGCCTATGCCACCGGGGTGCCTGACCGGCGTCTGGGGCGATCCGCAACGCTTCCATAGCGCCTATATGGCGGCGTTTCCTGGCTATTACCTGACCGGTGACGGCGGCTATTACGATGAAGACGGATACCTGTTCATCATGGGGCGCACCGATGATGTGATCAACGTGGCTGGCCATCGTCTGTCTACCGGTGAGATGGAGGAGGTGGTGGGTGCCCATCCGGCGGTGGCGGAGTGTGCCGTTATCGGCATTCATGACGAGCTGAAAGGCCAGTTGCCGGTTGGTCTGGTGATTCCCAAGGATGGCTTTGACGGCGATGAAGCTACCCTGGAAGCGGAGTTGATTGCGCGGGTAAGAGACCAGATAGGGCCAATCGCGTGTTTCAAACAGGTGCTGGTGGTGAATCGCTTGCCGAAAACTCGTTCAGGCAAGATATTGCGTAAGCTGTTGCGCAGTATCGCGGATGGTAAGGAATTTGGCGTTCCGTCAACGATTGATGACCCGACCAGCCTTGAAGATGTTCATCTGGCGATGAAAGATCGTGACGTAGGGGCAGCTGACAAAGCGACTCAGGTTTAA